In Natranaerobius thermophilus JW/NM-WN-LF, the genomic stretch AATCGCAGTTGTTCTGTATTATATAATTCTCCATTATAAACAATAGTGAATTGAGACCTTCTACATTCTTTACTCATAGGCTGTTTACCAAAAGCAGGATCGATTACAGCCAATCGAGTATGACCAAATGCTACGTGTCTATCAAGCCAAATTTGTTTATCATCAGGACCACGGTGTTCCAAAGTGTTCGTCATTTGTTTAATTTGTTTTTCCTCTTCCTCCAAATTTTTTTTAAAATTAACCCAACCTGTTATTCCACACATTATTAGCCACCCTTTTGAAAATGATTTTCATTATCATGGTTTCTATTATACTATTAGCTGAGATTAAGTTTCGTGCATTTTATCATGAGTTAACAAAGAATATCATACACGAGTACACTATTAATGTGATTTATCCTGGCAAAACAAGTAACAGAAAGGATGGTAAAATGTGTGGGTTTGTTTGTTATATACCTAAAAAAGAAAAAGGTAATTTGTATAGTAAAAACATGAAAATAAAAATTCAGAATAAGGTGAAAGATGCCGCAGAAGTTATAAGTCATAGAGGCCCAGATGATAGTGGTTATTATAGCGATAAAAATATTTCTTTAGGGTTTAAACGACTAAGTATTATTGACTTGGAAGGCGGGAAGCAACCACTATCTTATTTTAATAACCGTTACCAAATAGTTTTTAATGGGGAAATTTACAATTACCTAGAATTAAGAAATGAATTAATCAATACTGGAGTTAATTTAAACACAGAATCAGATACTGAAATTATTGTTGCTTTATATCATCAGCATGGTTCTGAAATAGCTCATAAATTAAGGGGTATGTTTTCTTTTATTATTTGGGATTCAAAGCTAAAGAAACTGTTTGGTGCTAGAGACTATTTTGGTATAAAGCCGTTGTATTATTCAGACCATGATGAGTTTATAGTATTTTGTTCAGAGAAAAAAGCGTTGTTACAATTTATAGAAACTGACCTGGATTACGAGACTTTACAACATTATCTTACTTATCAGTATCCCCCGGAACCTAATACAATGGATAAAAACATTAAAAAAATACCGCCAGGTACTTGCTTTTACTATGATACCAAAAGTCAATCTGAGTGTTTATCTTTAAATAAATATTTCAGTCTAAAACTCAATCCTAATAAAAACTACATCAATCAAGAAGAAAAGTTGGTTAGTCAAGTTAAAGTTGCTTTAGAAAAATCTGTTAAATTGCATATGAGAAGTGATGTTCCAGTAGGTGCCTTTTTATCAAGTGGTATAGATTCTACTGGTATAGTAGCTTTAGCTAAAAAGATTCATCCAGATATCAAAACTTTTACGAGTGGATTTTCAAGAGAAGGTTATAATGAAGCTGATATAGCTAAAGATACGGCAGAAAAAATAGGTGTGGATCATTACACTAAAACTGTAACTGCGGAAGATATTATGAGAGACTTGCCAACAATAATTTGGCATATGGATGACCCGGTTGCTGACCCCGCAGCCATTCCTTTGTATTACGTTAGTCAAGAAGCTTCAAAACAGGTTAAAGTTGTCTTATCAGGTGAAGGTGCTGATGAATTGTTTGGAGGATACAATATTTATAGAGAACCAGGGGATTTGAAAAAGTTCACTTCTTTACCAATTACCTTAAAAAAATCATTATTTTATTTAAGTCGGATTCTACCTGATGGTGTAAAAGGAAAAGAGTTTATTAGTAGAGGTATTCTTCCTATTGAAAAAAGGTATTATGGTAATGCTAGGATTTTTAAAGAGTTAGAAAAAGCTAAGTTTTATCAAAAGTTTGATTCTGGAAAAAAATTTTATGATATTACTCAATCCTATTATAAAGAAGCTAAAAACATGGAAAGCATAGAAAAAATGCAGTATATTGACTTGAACACCTGGCTTTCCGGAGACATACTTATTAAGGCAGATAGAATGACTATGGCACATTCTTTAGAATTGCGGGTTCCCTTTTTAGATAAAAGTGTTTTTAATATTGCGAAGCAAATACCATCTGAATTTAAGGTAACTCCAGAAACTACTAAATATATTTTGAGAAAAGCTCTGGAAACCGAGATACCCGATTCTATCATAAACAGAAAAAAATTAGGATTCCCGGTTCCCATAAGATTGTGGTTAAAAGAAGAAATGTTTTCTTGGGCAAGAACCATTATCAAAAATAGTGACACAGATTATTTATTCAACAAGCAAGCGGTATTAAAGCTACTAGAAGATCACCGAAAAAACAAGGGAGACTATAGCCGCAAAATTTGGACTGTACTAACTTTTATGATTTGGCATAAAAATATGGTGGTAGAAAGAAAGGCTTATTAATTGGTTAAGCAGATTTAATAAATTACTTTATTAATAATCACATCTTATAGTAAATAATTATAATATATAGCAACTAAAATTTATAAACTTTGAGTGCAAAGGTGTACTCTAGTGAGCAAAGGCGTTCACTTGTACAGTTGTATTATATTAATACGACTGTACTAGGGACGCCTTAAATTATTTTATAGAAATTATCAGGAGGTATATGAACATGTGTAAATTTACTAAAGAAGATGTTTTGAAAATGGCAAAAGAGCAAAACGTGAAATTTATTAGGTTGCAATTTACTGACATTTTTGGAATTATGAAAAATGTTGCAATTCCAGTAAGTCAGCTAGAAAAAGCTTTGGATGGGGAAATGATGTTTGATGGATCCTCAGTTGAAGGTTTTGTTAGAATCGAAGAAAGCGATATGTATTTACAACCAGATCCGAATACATTTATAACTTTCCCTTGGAGATCAGGAATTGATGGGGATGTAGGAAGGTTGATTTGTGATGTTTATGATTCTACAGAAGGGAAGCCATTTGCAGGTTGCCCTAGAAGTGTGCTTAGAAGTTTGGTTGATAAGGCAGTCCAAAAGGGGTATACTTTGAACGCAGGTCCAGAAGCTGAATTTTTCTTATTTTTAACTGATAGTGAAGGTCGACCAACTACCATCACTCATGATAAAGCCGGATATTTTGATTTATCACCTGTAGACCTGGGTGAAGGTGCAAGAAGAGACATGGTTACTACTCTTCAAAAAATGGGATATGAGATTGAAGCATCTCATCACGAAGTGGCACCAGGACAGCACGAAATTGACTTTCAGTATTCAGATGCTCTGGATATTGCTGATAAAATAGTCACATTTAAATTGGTTGTAAGAAGTATAGCACAACGACATGGCCTTCATGCTACTTTTATGCCGAAACCAATTCAGGGTATAAATGGTTCAGGTATGCATATTAATTTATCATTGTTTAAAAATGGAGGGAACACTTTTTATGATCCACAAAAAGAAAATGGTTTAAGTGACGTAGCCGTTAATTTTGTTGGTGGTCTGCTAAAGCACGGAAAGGCCATTACTGCAATTACAAATCCAACTGTCAATTCCTATAAAAGATTAGTGCCTGGCTATGAAGCACCGGTTAATATGGCATGGTCATTTAGAAACAGAAGTCCGCTAATTAGAATTCCTGGTAAGAGGGGTTCGTCAACAAGAACTGAGTTACGAAGCCCTGATCCTTCTTTTAATCCTTACTTATCTTTAGCAGCGATTTTAGCAGCTGGTTTAGACGGTGTTGAAAATCAAATCGATCCCCCTGCACCTGTTGATAGAAATATTTATGATATGACTGAAGAAAGCTTAGAAGAACTACAAATTGATCAATTACCAGAAACTTTAGAAAAAGCAATTAATCATTTAGAGGAAGATGAATTGATTAAAAATGCTTTAGGTGAACATGTTTGCGAGAAATTCATTGAAGCCAAAAAAATTGAATGGAAAAATTACATGTCAGCAGTTCACCAGTGGGAGCTAGACGAATATTTAACAAAATTTTAGTATATAAATTAGAGTCTATTTCATGAAATCTTAGGGATGGAGTGGTTACAGTGCCTGAGGCGAATGTAGTAGTTGCCTCCGGAGAAACTGAGTATAGGAAACACTTAAAAAGTACGCTAATGCAGTGTGGGTATAAGTTGGTTGGTGAGAGTGATAATATGGATGCCACTTTACGCCTATATCATAGGCTGATTCCTCGATTAATTATAGCCGATATTGATAATATAGATTTTGATGTGATTGGTCTACTGAATGTGATAGAGCCTGTTGGTGAAACAGCTATAGTTATCCTAACAAGTAATATTCAACAACAACTATTGTCTATGGCTAAAGAATCATGGATTCTTACTCCGATTATGAAACCTGTCAATAAGCAGGCATTGATTGCTTATTTAGAAATTGCCATGGCTAATTTCGAGCGATATCAAAAACTACAATCTGAACTAAACAATTTAAAAGATGATTTAGAGACTAGAAAGTTAGTTGATCGAGCTAAAAATATACTGATGAAGAAGAAAAAGATGACTGAAGCGGAAGCCTTTAGAAGTATTCAAAAAAAGAGTATGGATAATTCAATCCCTATGAAAAAAGTAGCTGAATCTATTATTATTACGAATGATTTTTAAATAATAATGAATTTAATTAAAACTAATCAGAGTACTCTTTAGAAAGGAATATGTGGTTTGTCGTCTTTCTTAGAAGCTGTCAAAAAGATTACCGCTGATTAAAAATGTGTAAGATTGAACAATATAGTAAAAGTTGTTTATATAGTGCCGGCAAAATTCTTTGCTAAGTAGGTAGTTGAAATAAATTATTAATATAAGCGGCCCCAGCTCGATTTTTAGAGCTAAGGCCGCTTAATCTTTTTTGCACCGTTAATTATTATAGGTTTGAGTCAATAACACGAAAAAGTTAAATAGTAAGAAGATTGCTCTTTTAAATTGACATGTCATATCTGATCTGATACTTTAAATTTTGGCTCTTTTATACTCCGTTGTTGATAGTTGAACTCTTCGATTGAACGAATTTTGTGTAAGGTTGATATTACATCTTAACGATCCAACAGTAGAATTAAAGTCAAATAACAGGATGTTATTTGCTGATCATGCTCTAGGATGAGCAGCTGATCAGGAAGCTTTAATTCTACTGTTGGGGAGTTTTAGATGTACCAACCCGAAACATTTGATGTGAAATTGAAGAGTTCAACTATCAACATTCAACTTTAACACAGCTTAGATTTTAACAACTACGGGTTAGATGGAGGAATTTTATGAAATTAATTAATAAAGATTATTGGAAATCCCTAATTAACATGGCAGTTATTAAATTTTTGGTTTTGCGAACTTTAAAAACAAACCCATCCCATGGTTATGGGATATTAAACCAAGTTAAAGAGTTTACTCAAGGTTGTTGTACACCTACATACGGATCCGTTTATCCTATTTTAAAGGAATTATGTGAAGAAGGGTATGCTGAAGTTAAATTTGAGACGGTTAATAATAGAGAGAGAAAAGTTTATTATCTCACTGAACAAGGTGAGCAGGCTTATTTACAAGCTAAAGAAGCCTGGCAGGATATACTTCCCTTTTTAAATAAAGTTATGTCTGAAGAAGTGGATGGTGATGGGGATAATTAATAATTTAATAATTTAAAACCTACCCAGGTGGTTTTAGGCGGAAGGGGTTTTAGACCCCTTCTTTTTTATATATTGACATAAATTAGAATTTTTCATAGTATATATAGAGGGGCAACATATAGACCCTATATATAAAACCTTTAAAATTTTGCAGAGGAGGTTGCCAAATGAGTGAAAAAGAACAAAAGAAACGAGGTTTGCTAAGTAAATTGTTTGGTAAAGGACAGGATAAGAAAGGTAGCTGCTGTGGAGTGAGAATCGAATCTGAGGAAGACGACGGTAACGAAGATAATAAGGAGCAAACGAGGGATGGACAGGATAAAGAAAATAGTGATAGTGAGAAGTAATAAAATTAATTGTAATGAATATATCAGGAAATAGTGTATAAGGGAAGGCAGGGGATAGCATGTTAGATACTGAACATTTAATAGAAGTAGCAGGGTTTTTTGGATATTTAGTTGGGGAACTAGTCCTGTTATTTATAGTAATTAGTTTTTTAGTAGGTTTATTACAAGAATATGTAAATCCCGACCGTATTAAAAATTATTTAGAGGAAAAAAATTTAGGAGTATTTGGTAATATTATAGGAGCTTTTTTTGGTTCCTTAACACCATTTTGTACCTGTTCAACAATACCAATAACCCTTGGTCTTTTAAAAAGTGGAGTCCCTTTTGGAATAACAATGAGTTTTTTCTTT encodes the following:
- the glnA gene encoding type I glutamate--ammonia ligase — encoded protein: MCKFTKEDVLKMAKEQNVKFIRLQFTDIFGIMKNVAIPVSQLEKALDGEMMFDGSSVEGFVRIEESDMYLQPDPNTFITFPWRSGIDGDVGRLICDVYDSTEGKPFAGCPRSVLRSLVDKAVQKGYTLNAGPEAEFFLFLTDSEGRPTTITHDKAGYFDLSPVDLGEGARRDMVTTLQKMGYEIEASHHEVAPGQHEIDFQYSDALDIADKIVTFKLVVRSIAQRHGLHATFMPKPIQGINGSGMHINLSLFKNGGNTFYDPQKENGLSDVAVNFVGGLLKHGKAITAITNPTVNSYKRLVPGYEAPVNMAWSFRNRSPLIRIPGKRGSSTRTELRSPDPSFNPYLSLAAILAAGLDGVENQIDPPAPVDRNIYDMTEESLEELQIDQLPETLEKAINHLEEDELIKNALGEHVCEKFIEAKKIEWKNYMSAVHQWELDEYLTKF
- the asnB gene encoding asparagine synthase (glutamine-hydrolyzing), whose product is MCGFVCYIPKKEKGNLYSKNMKIKIQNKVKDAAEVISHRGPDDSGYYSDKNISLGFKRLSIIDLEGGKQPLSYFNNRYQIVFNGEIYNYLELRNELINTGVNLNTESDTEIIVALYHQHGSEIAHKLRGMFSFIIWDSKLKKLFGARDYFGIKPLYYSDHDEFIVFCSEKKALLQFIETDLDYETLQHYLTYQYPPEPNTMDKNIKKIPPGTCFYYDTKSQSECLSLNKYFSLKLNPNKNYINQEEKLVSQVKVALEKSVKLHMRSDVPVGAFLSSGIDSTGIVALAKKIHPDIKTFTSGFSREGYNEADIAKDTAEKIGVDHYTKTVTAEDIMRDLPTIIWHMDDPVADPAAIPLYYVSQEASKQVKVVLSGEGADELFGGYNIYREPGDLKKFTSLPITLKKSLFYLSRILPDGVKGKEFISRGILPIEKRYYGNARIFKELEKAKFYQKFDSGKKFYDITQSYYKEAKNMESIEKMQYIDLNTWLSGDILIKADRMTMAHSLELRVPFLDKSVFNIAKQIPSEFKVTPETTKYILRKALETEIPDSIINRKKLGFPVPIRLWLKEEMFSWARTIIKNSDTDYLFNKQAVLKLLEDHRKNKGDYSRKIWTVLTFMIWHKNMVVERKAY
- a CDS encoding PadR family transcriptional regulator, translating into MKLINKDYWKSLINMAVIKFLVLRTLKTNPSHGYGILNQVKEFTQGCCTPTYGSVYPILKELCEEGYAEVKFETVNNRERKVYYLTEQGEQAYLQAKEAWQDILPFLNKVMSEEVDGDGDN
- a CDS encoding ANTAR domain-containing response regulator, whose amino-acid sequence is MPEANVVVASGETEYRKHLKSTLMQCGYKLVGESDNMDATLRLYHRLIPRLIIADIDNIDFDVIGLLNVIEPVGETAIVILTSNIQQQLLSMAKESWILTPIMKPVNKQALIAYLEIAMANFERYQKLQSELNNLKDDLETRKLVDRAKNILMKKKKMTEAEAFRSIQKKSMDNSIPMKKVAESIIITNDF